TGTCCCAACCGAATCCCATCTTTAACACATTATAACCTATTAGAGATACccgaaaataaaatacatttattttaatttgtacAAACTTGGGATATGACTGTCCTAGAAATTTAAGATATTTTTCAAGAAAATTACGATTAAAGTTTGTTATAGTAGTCTAAGGAATTGGAATCTTGacttttgtttgttgttttccgAATGTCAAATGTGAATTGACATTAGCTACACATACGGTAAGAACAAGAAGACAATTGAGAGTTCTAGAAGCTAACAAAGAGATTCACAAGATGTAATTGTTAATGCAATTTCATAATTTTGACTTTGTTAGGTATGTCAAACTGTCTAAGTACTACGTATAAACTTACCGTTGAATACTAATACAAACAACTTAATATGTAcaacccctttgtttccttgcCAAAACTAGGGTCTCCATCTTTCACAATCGTGTAGGATAAAAATTGTGTTACAGAAAGTCGTAATATTCCTTCGATCGTTTGTTCTTTAGGGTACCATGCATGGTCTAAAATATGGAGTaaattgtatttgtatttatgCGGAATAATTTTACGAGATCCATAATAAAATCAGACGCCCCTTAATTTTTAATTACTAGTTTGCTACCTtcttatatactccctccgtcccggaatactcgatccgatttgaccggcacagagtttaagggacttgaattgacttatttaatttaataggtagtagttgatagtggggtattattttaatgtagttagtgggaaatatgtaaatgggtggggttggggagagtagggttgaatttttaattattttttgtatggagtagggggtaggtgggttaataggggtggagtgagaaataatataatattgttagaatatttccatttttagaaacaggtcaagtattaagggacggcggGAGTATAGCCTTTTAGAATTGTATATTTTACACTAAGTGTTTAACAATGTAGGTTAATTGGCAAATATAACCTTGCCATACACAATTTTTGTTCTACATAGGAGGTTAAATTTACACTCTCTCACAATCTCACATTATCCTCCATACACACTCATATGTTTTAACATAGGAGAATATGAAATTGGATAACATTTTACACTCCGGTGTCAGATGGTCACTgtttttacggatttttcatgaaatgaccccgaggtttgcgttaatgcaccaaatacccctaatgtttcccgaatgcaccaaatacccctgacgttttaaaaaataacacaaatgcCCTTAATGAccattttccgtccattccgttaacttttccgttaacattatttatttatttatttattccttttttttttctctcctcctcttcctcttcttcttcttcttcttcttcctcctcctccatTCCGTACCCAACTTCTTGTTCTTCATATTGTTCATCTTCATCCCACAAACTCGTCacaaaaaattgaaaacttcCTCATAATTCCCTAATTTCAGCTTCTAATCTCTCCCACCAATGTTACTAACCAAGTAACCAAAaccaacaaacaaacaacaTGAATCATAGTTCCCAAATtggaaataaaattcaaatataTCATTATACAAATGGGTTTACACTGAAACAAAAACCATTTAGATTTATCTCAATCAAATAAGTGTAACAAAAACATAATCAAGCAAAATTTTTCCAGAAAAACAAACATTCTAAATAGAAAAATTGGAAAAACCCAAACACAAATTGCATTtcctaaaattaatttaaaagattagacctttaattTGCAGTCACGAAGAGCAACAATGTCAGTGGAACGCCAACGAGAAACTCTCTTAGCTTTAGAATCCGCATTTTTACTGGAAGCACAACCCAttatctctctcctcctttccTCTTCTCTATCTCATTAACCAATCAAAAGAGTAAGTTTGCAGCAAAAATAAAGAATACCCAGATGAcaaaatcgaaagaaaaattgagatgatgattaatttatagcaaagatgaaaaaattgaatgttgaatttctgggtttttgaAGAAGATGATACAAGgggttttttttaaagaaatttcCCTGATTTGGAAAACCCATCTCAAATTTCTGTTCTCACGTCGCGATTTCCCTAAACTCACGAATCGGACTCTAACTTGTTCATCGTCGCTGTCCATCAGATCATTATTGTTGTTAATGTTGTGGTTGATATTGTAgttgttgttggtgttgttgtttgGTGGCGCGATGGCGGAGATGGGAAGAGGGTCGCGCTCGAGCCAATCCATGAGTGAAAAATAGATCCAAGGATGATTGTGGTGAGAGATGAGAAAGAataagatgaagatgaagatgatgatgaatgATGATGGTGAATTGATGTGAATTGAAGATCAAAAGTGAAGAAGAATTCCCCAGTAAAAGTTTTGGGGTTAATCAATTTTCTTGGGTTAATGGTtattttttgggtttaattacttaaattaagggttaatattataattaataGATAAAATGGTTGATTAGGGGTAAAAGAGTAAACATAcgctaacggagacttaacgtccgttagccttaagggcattttgtgttattttttaaaacgtcaggggtatttggtgcatttgggaaacattaggggtatttggtgcattaacgcaaaccccggggtcatttcatgaaaaatccgctGTTTTTATTAATATTGATAAGATAAACACTTCTAttgcattaaaataaaaatgtaaATGACCAAATTGAAATATAACTTAAAATATCATCTAAATTACTGTACACTATGTATGTACATGTAGATTATTTCCTTTGGGTACTTTTAGTCTTTTCTCACGTATGCTTATAATCATACCGATTATTTAGATATCTTTTTCAaggtcaaacaaaccaaaattTCGACGACATAGGACTTTGAGAGGGGTTATTATTGGGAATAGTCAATTCATTTAAATTTGAATGATCTTATTCAAATAACAAAAGAATAAAATTTGTTACATTCAACACTTAATGAACACACAATCACTTCATGAAAGAAAATATTTACAATTAAAGTTTTTACTAATTAAACGTGGAACCTCCTTGGGTACATTACGCGTATAAATGTCTACTAGTAGTATTTGTTAAAAGAAAATACTAAATGAAGCGTATGTATACAAGTTTCGATTTAAAATACGTAACATATACTGTAGTAAAACTGAACGAATACGGAGTTGTATAATACAGAATTTTGTAGTACAACTTCATGGTCATTGTAGTGACCACTATTATACACCAGCCAATCTTTATAAGAACAATCATACATCCCATATTTTATAGAGTTAATATCCTTCTAgaattttttattaaagaaaTATAGAACAATCTTCTACTTCACACAGACATTTAAAAGTAATTTCCGAATAATTTAGAGAGTTTTTAGTGTTCTAAAgagtgcgttctattcacccgattttcacttatttttcatgaacttatcttatctgaggTTATCTGGACTTAACTGATCTTATGTGattttattagaacttatcaaaacttattttagttacggagtataaatcatatttggccaatcttatttttcctaaacttatcttatctgaactcaaCTGAACTTATcggaacttatttttcctgaaaaaagtggaaataaggtgattCCTTCCCTTCTTAATtattgttttctttcttttattgaAAAGATAACTAGGTAGAACCTACGCAAGAAGCGCTGCCTTACTCCCTACGATCATCGACTTCTTGTTACTGTTCTTGGTTCTTACTTCTTGTGTACACGAAATGTTTTAAACCCCCAAAAAAAACGCGCATTGAGAAAGGCGGGTATTATTGAAAAGTAAAAAGAATGAGAAAGCCGCATAATTTAGGGAAGAAAAGAGGGGCCCAAAAGGGAAAGAATCGGATCATGCTTATAAATGGAATATGAACTCACTCATTAAAAGTCGGGTTGACAATGAGTTAAATAACCAAATAAATACAAAAAAGTTGATTCACAAATAAATTAATGACATAATCACTGTAGAAACTAGAAAGTTTAAAATggcataccaaaaaaaaattactacgTACATACGTGGTTCTTAAATTCAATTAGAAAGATTGAAAGAGTAATACatggtactccctctgtctctttttgttttttacgtttttctttttggataTTTCAAAGAGCGATTTCCGTCAATAATGCACAAAGATAagttaattcccaaaatacgttactttttttgttaattcccaccataccgtccacgtcagcatagtgaaccggtctttttttttttaaataagcagcgcaaaaccgctatctgagatagcggtttatgggggttaaccgctatctgagatagcggttccTGTTTAAtgaaccgccatctcagatagcggttcctGTTTAAtgaaccgccatctcagatagcggtttaccaCTTATCACTTACCTCCAGGAAGcaaattcaaaaaatcaaaagcacaaaaaaaaaccccGCTTTGTTCTGCGTCTCTCTCTCTGTCTCCGTCGTCCTGCGGTTAACCCGCCGTCGTCCCTGTTTCTCTCTCCACCGGCCGGCTCGCCGTTAGCCGACCTCATTCCTCGCCCTACCTCCGGCCGTCGCGTCGAGCCTCCTCACCCACAACGGATTCTCGAGTCTCTTTCTCACCCTTCTCCATCGTTCCTCCGTTTCGAAATTGTTCCTCAGCCCTTGCCGGCTGTCGGAcctcttcctcaccaccactAGCCGTCGAGCCTCCTCATCAGCCACCAAAGCCGTCGAGCTTCTTTCTCACCCACCACCGGTCGTCGGTGGTTCGAAATCAGGTAagccctaatttttttttgaattaatatATTTGAAGCTAATTATTAATTCAGTAATAATCGTTGCTATGTTTAGGTTTGTTTGATGATGTTATTAGGAAGATCATGCTTATGTTTGATTGATGAGTTTATGATATGATTACCctgaattaattgtaattttttttattgttaacgTATATCTAACCGCTATTTGAGATAGCGATgttatgaattatattattttaaagtGATTATGctgtgatttttatttttttgaattatttCTGATCTTTGATTCGTTTTAAGCTCTTGAGTTTTTCAATTTGGAATTTTAGTCTTCAATTTTTCAAgttcaattgaattgaaatcagATTATGATGGCCCAAATTAGGGATTTCATATTATTaatcatattattttttgtttagaatATGGAGTTGCCAGACTATCCTATTTATTGTCATTGGGGAGGGGAAATGAGATGGATTCGAGTGCTCGACGCAGTGTCAATGTAAAATCATGTAGCATTTGTCGACGTCAAGGGCATAATAAGAAAACTTGTGCAGCTAGGGGTGGTGTTGGATCATCGGGGTAATAAACTCAGTTTATATTTCTCTTGATGtgtgattctaagtttaatttttgtgcatatatttcttttgacGTGTGATTTTACGATTTCTAATAAACTTCTTTTTCAGGTCTCATGGAGCCGACGATCCATCCCGGCCCACGTGATACTTCGGTTTTGACGTTGCAGGCGGAGCATAGGAGTGAGGATGTTTGGGGAGGGGGTATGGACAGGCTTTTGACGTGTCGGGAGCACGTGCTTGGTTTAGGAGAGTGGGTGATACATGATCGAGTCTTGGAGTTTGTTAGATTAGCAGGGTTCTATGGTGTACATAGATTGGTTGGTGGTGGATTAGCCTTAGATAGGTCTTTGATCACAGCATTGATTGAGAGATGGAGACAGGAGACGCACACTTTTCATTTGGCTGTTGGTGAGGCTACTATTACTCTGCAGGATGTCGCTGTTTTGTTGGGGCTCAGAGTTCATGGGGCTCCTGTCACAGGGGATGGTACTGGGGTGTGGTCAGCTTTAGTCGAGGAGTTGTTAGGGATACGACCAGAGCCTGGTGATGATGGAAAACCTGTTCTCCAGGGTTCATCATTGAGGATGACTTGGTTGAGGCGACACTTCAGTCAGGGCCCCCCTGATGACGCTGCTGATATTGTTTATGAGAGGTTTAGCCGAGCATATATTCTTGCACTTATGGGGTCCATTTTGTTTGCTGATAAGAGCGGTGATGCCGTGCAGCTCGTCTACTTGCCATTGATACGCGACTTGCGTAGAGCTGGGACATACAGCTGGGGGAGTGCGACCCTTGCTTATTTGTATCGACAGATGTGTCGAGCCGCTCGTAGACGATCCCGTGACATTGGTGGTCCACTTATACTTCTGCAGTTATGGTCATGGGAGCATATTCACATTGGTCGTCCGAGGATTTCGAGAGTTCGCGATGCTCCACCTCCTGACCCAGAGCATCCTATTGAGGTCGACGATCCATCTATTCTTGGTACTCAGCATCAGCGTGGAGTGGACCCCTTAGCATGCAGGTAACTTATTTGTTTAACTACTCATTACTACTTCGATAAATCAAGTAATTTGTTAACACTTTACTTTACTAACACTTTACTTTACTTGTTTTGTTAGTTGGCTTAGGGTTCACTTTTCATGTGGCCATACAGCTAGTGGACTCTCTTTCTTTAGGGATGCACTTGACCATCAAAAGGAGACACAGGTATTTAATATCTCACCTTACTAATTACTCAAATGCTTCTTTTGTTTCAAGTTAGgtcaactttggtcaatttTTGTCAATGTAGGTGCATTAAAGTCAACTAGTTCAACTTTGGTCTAAATTGTCAAtttaagtcaactttggtctaaattgtcaatttaagtcaactttggtctaaatTGTGATTAATTCAAGTTAAAAGCATAAAATGacctaaattcaactaaaatagcataaattgacctaaattcaactaaaatagcctaaattcaattagttaggtcaactttggtcaatttaagtCAACTTTGGTAAACTTGTGTTATTTTTGTCTTAAATAGCCTACATTCACCAAAAATTGTCTAAAAATTCCCTTAATTCACCAAAAATtgcctaaaaaggctaaaatcgCATAAAATAGCTTCAATTCACCTTAATTAGCCTAAATCCACCAAACATAGCATAAAAAGGCCTAAACTAGCTTAAATTCACCTAACATAGTCTAGAATAGCTTGGATTCACCTAAAATAGGCTAAAATAGCTTAAATTCACCTAAAATGGCATATAATAGCTTAAATTCACCAAAGATTGCCTAAAAAGGCTTAAGTTCGCCTAAAATGGCCTAAAATCGCCTTAAATAGCTTCAATTCACCTTAATTAGCCTAAATCCACCAAAAATAGCCTAAATACACCTAAACACGCTTAAGTTCACCTAACATAGTCTATAATAGCTTAAAATCACACCTAAAGGCTTAAATTCACCTAGAATTGTCCAAAATAGCCTAAAATTGCTTAATTTCACCTAAAATTGCCTAAATACTCACTTTTTACTTATTGTAGATGACTTGGCAGCCATATTCAGAGACGGTACTTGGTTTACTACCCGAGATTTGTAGATGTGATAGAGATATATGGCGCTCAGTTGTACCGTTGATTTGCTTTGACATTGTTGAGTACCACTACCCAAATCGAGTGATGCGTCAGTTTGGATTGGAACAGTCAGTTCCCGTTGCGTGTGACACGAGTGTTGATCTTCATAATGTGGATCGACGGCATAAAAACAAGAAGTTTGAAGAGATGCATCGCAAATATGTGGAGGAGTGGCGTGATCGTGAGAGTCGGATTGTTCAAGGCACTCCTTTTGCCGGTCATCGTGAGAGGATGAAGGAGTATATGGATTGGTATTGTAGCATCACGAGACTCCTCATTACTCCTGTTACACGATCACCCCCCACCACTCATTATCAGCCGTCTTCCTCTGATATTATTTTGGTAAATTAATCCTTGTTCCATTTTCATGTATAATGTTTATATTCATAACTAATGTTGAATTCTAATTATTGTTTCACATTCTTTTTTGTAGTCACATGCATTGGCTGATCTTGCCTCAAGATGCACTCGAGCTGTGGATTCTGCGTTAGAGTTACCTCCCAGTTTGGCCCTTCCTCTCACTCTTGATACGTTACGCAATTTGAGTTCCTCTTGCATTGAGACCTTATCAAGAGTGGGGCAAGAACATATCCTCCAACAATATGATTTAGCCTCGTCTCAGTGTACACCCGACACCTCCACCTCACATGTTTCTCGAGGGCGTGGTTTTCGACCACCACGTGCACGCCCTCCACCACTTACTCCTCCTCTACGCCCTCTAGCACTTACTTCTCcacaccctccaccaccaccttctccacgccctccaccaccaccttctccaCGCCCTCCACCTCTTACTCCTCCTGCATCTCCGCCAGCATCACAAGTTATTTCATCTCCTCCTTTGCAGCTTCTCACTTACCGGCGACAAAAGGGTTGCTCTCCTAGTCAACGTCCCGAGCCAATTGCCGAGGAGGATGAGTCCTCATTTTCATCGTCCGAGCATTCAAAGAAACAACGTAGAACTTAGATTTGAGCTACATTAGAAATTTTGTGtaatcttttgttctttttgctAGTATTGGAACTTTTAGAACTTTTAGAAACTCATGTGTCATTATTGGAACGATTGAACTTTTGGAAATTTTTTGTTTGCACTCTTCTATTTTGTTGCATAAGTGTTATGGTTTGGTTGGTTGGTATGATTTGTGGAGGTTATTGGAGTTGGATTACAAACGTTGGAGTTGGATTATAGACGTTGTTGGAGATCTTGGATTTGTTTACAGGTTGTTGGAGTTGGACTATTTGGCAGAAGATCTCAGCCCATTTTCAGGCTGAACACTGGAAACTGCAAGTTTGGAGCAGGGGGCATTatgaaccgctatctgagatagcggtttggtTTTgaactaaaccgctatctcagaatgCGGCTAAGTAGTATAAACCGcattctgagatagcggtttagttctaaatcaaaccgctatctcagatagcggtttagtgttgaaccggaaaaaaaaaaattagttttctctctcccttgctgacgtggacggtatggtgggaattaacaaaaaaagtaacgtattttgggaattaactTATCTTTGTGCAATATTGACGGAAATCGCTTAcgtttccttttatattaccacataaataacttaatattgtatcaaaatttgtgtccaattattattttaaccaatcaaattcattgggtcatttaatctctcacacttttccattgggacattaaatttttctcatttcccaatatcataattttgataaaagtgaaaacattataaataaaagtaatttatctcgtttaaagaaaaaaaattgagggatttcaatgcaaattaattattcgttaaaacgcgtgaaaaataacaaacgtaaaaaacaaaaagagacggagggagtacgtttTATTAACCttatttctgttttttttttatagataaAATGAGTTCGTAATATAAGGGTATACTCAAGAATGGAGTAATTTATATGAGTACTTCATAACTATAAGTCCTAATAGGTGAAAATAAGATGAATAAAACGTAtctttaattataaatttttaactttattttggtattataaaaaataaaataaaattagttGGTTACATAGTCGGATTGAGTAGTTTCTACTCCATGTCAAATTTCTCTAACAATATCCTAATAGAGTAGGCCAAATTTTCATTCTAATGACAAAGATTGACACTAATTTCACAACCAGAAGATCCAGCcaacagaaaaaataaaaaaaataacacccaaaaaaattaaattaatttattattattagtattgtATGCAACAAGGTCATAAGAGCAATACAAATTACATATGAGGAACCGTAGATTCGAACCCATATAAGGAGTCACAAATCCTcaattataaccaatcactAGGCCAAGAAATAGAATCAGTGAATCACACTACCTTATCTTAATCACTAGTACTTCGTACAAGAGATCATCGACAACTTAGTTAAATACTTCATACATTCCAatattattgcaccattttcattttaggaaaaaaaagaagttgCTTTCACCCTACAAATAACCAATAAATCATTGgttgatttatgtatttttggtttttttttttttttgactcgCTATTATATGCGCAATAGTATtggaacggagaaagtataaataaatataaattacTCATAGTCAGCAACCTGCTTAGTTTGACAATGTCTGCAAAAGCTAGCAGGAAAAAAGACCCAACATGGGAACAGCTCAACACCATCTTAATACAACAAAACCAACCCCCCCAAAAATATTACTAGAACTAATCAACAAACTTATTAGTTCCCCCTCTATCtttccctctttctctctcctccctttttTGTTGTACAGATCAAAGGGGATGGCATTTCTAACAAAATCACAACATTTGTTTCTTACCAACATTTCGTTCTTCATCatctttgtttttcttaattccTTCATTAATGTTTCATTATGTCAATCTAATCCTCCTCAGAACATTGAAACTTTCTATCCTTCTTCACCACCACCacgaccaccaccacctcctgcTGTTCCCCCTGGAGTAGTAGTAGTCCCTCCTATTCCGTCATCCCCAACACCGCCCACGCCACTGCTGTCGCCGCCACAGGATACGACACAGCAGGATCAGCAATCATCACGAGGGGGGACGTCTCATAGGGCGATATATACAGCTGTTGGTGTGACAGCTGCGAGTACTTTGGTGGTGGCTGCAGCAGTTTTCTTCTTCTGTACGAAATATACCCAGCGAAAGAAGAAGGAAAATGGGGGACAGGTTTGTGTTATGCCAGCAGCCATTCCTGCTTctggtggaggtggtggtggtgttggtggtggAGGAAGGTTGCAGGCGTTGCCGCAATCAGAGTTTACGAGGTTTGATGGGAATATTAAAGGGTTGATAGTTGATGAAGATGGTTTGGACGTGTTGTATTGGAGGAAGCTTGAAGGGAGCCAAAGGAAGAGTGGACCTTTTCATAAGGATGCCTTTAGCAAAGGGAGCAATGGTAGGAGGACATATTCTCGAGGGAAATCGTCGTCTTCGTATAATCAAATACATCCTAAGGAGGAGCAAACAGCTAGGCTTCTTGGTTCTAAACCACCACAAAATGAAGCCACTTTTCAGGCTGTTGGTAGAGGAGAAGAGGCGGCGGTGGCTGAAAAAGTGGTTGTTGCTAAGGAAGGAATCACTCCTACTCCGCCTTTACCGCCTTCTATGGCTGCTAAGTCAGAACCAGCACCAGCACCAGCACCAGCACCAGCACCGCCACCAATGGCAGTCAAGAAAGCACCagctccaccaccaccagcaCCACCAATGGCAGCCAAGAAAGGTCCagcaccaccacctccaccgcTCAAGATGGGCGGATCATTAAAACCACCAGCAGCACCGAGGCGTACACCAAGTGGAAATATTCAGGAATCATCTGC
This sequence is a window from Spinacia oleracea cultivar Varoflay chromosome 1, BTI_SOV_V1, whole genome shotgun sequence. Protein-coding genes within it:
- the LOC130459219 gene encoding serine/threonine-protein phosphatase 7 long form homolog: MEPTIHPGPRDTSVLTLQAEHRSEDVWGGGMDRLLTCREHVLGLGEWVIHDRVLEFVRLAGFYGVHRLVGGGLALDRSLITALIERWRQETHTFHLAVGEATITLQDVAVLLGLRVHGAPVTGDGTGVWSALVEELLGIRPEPGDDGKPVLQGSSLRMTWLRRHFSQGPPDDAADIVYERFSRAYILALMGSILFADKSGDAVQLVYLPLIRDLRRAGTYSWGSATLAYLYRQMCRAARRRSRDIGGPLILLQLWSWEHIHIGRPRISRVRDAPPPDPEHPIEVDDPSILGTQHQRGVDPLACSWLRVHFSCGHTASGLSFFRDALDHQKETQMTWQPYSETVLGLLPEICRCDRDIWRSVVPLICFDIVEYHYPNRVMRQFGLEQSVPVACDTSVDLHNVDRRHKNKKFEEMHRKYVEEWRDRESRIVQGTPFAGHRERMKEYMDWYCSITRLLITPVTRSPPTTHYQPSSSDIILSHALADLASRCTRAVDSALELPPSLALPLTLDTLRNLSSSCIETLSRVGQEHILQQYDLASSQCTPDTSTSHVSRGRGFRPPRARPPPLTPPLRPLALTSPHPPPPPSPRPPPPPSPRPPPLTPPASPPASQVISSPPLQLLTYRRQKGCSPSQRPEPIAEEDESSFSSSEHSKKQRRT